The genomic region CACAAGCCAAATTTAGTTCAACttcagtttggttttgtttttttttttttgaaaactgGCCTACATAGCATAAGGGTTTTGTGATCAGTTTAGTTAGAGCAGGCTTTATCAGTTGTCACTGCTGTCTTTCCAATAATGGTTCATTGTTCCAGTTGTTAATTGTCAAAGCTTTATTAGTTGATGTAGCTAATTATGGAATATAATCAGGAAGTTTATTAACACTACCTTGGGATTAGTGTAAACTTTAGCTATTCAGTAATGATCATGTACTCCTCTGAGGCAAAAGTAAATATTGATGAGCCTGTCATACAGGAATAGAGGCTCTCAACTGCATGGAAGGATTACAAGTATATCTTAGTAGCCAGTGTAAAAAGGCCTGCCACTTGCTGGGCAGCTGTGATGTTTTGTTAAGCAAATGTATTTGCAAGTAAGCCACGAACCTCAGTTGTGAAGACATAAGCCCACTGGTGGTGTGTGAAGGAATCATTCTCAGTACTGCTTAGGAAAGGTTGCATCTGCTTAGTTTTGCTGTTAGAGGCCAGTGGTTTTGCATGGGAAGACTCTTAGAGGTGCAGTTTAAATGTTTTACAGAGATTGGCTACAAGAACTTGAGGCACCACCACTCTAACTGAGCTTCCCTGGGGATCCATAGTGTTTGGTTTGAAGGCAGACAGAGGAAATGGTACTCCAAGGCAGAGGTGACATTTACATTGCCATTCCTAAAACAGAAAACCAGAGTACTTAAAGCAGCTGCTTCCCCAGGACTTAAATTCTTCCCCCTCTGCTGTGAAGCATCACAGTGCAGTTGTTAAAGGTTCCAGATGGCATTTCCTGTGGAACATGCTGATCGTATCAGACTGAAGCTTCTTGTCATTGTAGGTAGGGATGAAAACCTTTCCAGATTTTGTTTATGTGAGAGACTGATACTGAAAGCCAATTAGCTACAGAATGGTCATAGTGGCTGCAGTTTCATTCAGCAAGAATTGAAGTTGCTAAGTCAAGTGGCTCTCCCTTTGGATAAGTGTTGTGTTACAAAGGTAATGGGGTCAGGACTACCTGGGTGGTCAGATGGCAGAGCAGCCTGAAGATGCTTTTGTCCCAAAGCCAACTGGTCAAGTGAGCTATCCTTCCCTGGACTCCAGAGTTCTAAATGGGCTCTGTGTGCAAGCAGGCCTATGTATGGTGTTCACTGTCTTGTTTCTTTAGTGTGCTGTGGTTCTCTGTTGGGGATTTGGCCACAACAGAGATTGAAAATTTGTAGAAGTAGACATGTTTAAATGTTAAGGTCCTGGTAGCTGTGAAGAGAACAATTGACATTCTCCTATGAAAGTTCCAGACATAGCTGGCTAAACTGTGGAGCAGTGGATATGGCAGTCCTGGTTCACTGAACATGTTAGGTCACCGAAGGCTGCCACTTCATTTGGAAAAGTGATGTGGTGCACAGATGCCTCAGAACTTATGGTTGGTTAAAAGAACATTCTGAGCTAGGTTCTTAGAGTTCACATTGTTGGATCAGCATGTCTTTCATGGGGCCTGGAAGCAGTCTTTCTCAGGATGCAGGATGCTTTCAGAAGGGTGGGTGGAAAGCTGAAACCTTGTAGCCTTAGCAGAGAGTTTTCATTTGCAGTTTGGTGTGGAATAAAGAGGATTTGCTTTACATGCTGTATGGAATCAAGGTGTTTAAGTGTGCATGGTATCTGTTTTATAACCTTATGTTGCAGGATGCCAGAATTGAGTTGCTCACTAAACTTCAGTATTTCGTTATCCTTCACTAGCCATGGCTGCAAATCCTCCAAAGCCTATGCCAGGTTGTTCTTGTTCAAGTCTAATTGCATCTGTGTATGTTGTCACTCCTTTGTTCTAATTACTGGAGGTGGTTCCTGGAAGTGGTTAGAGAGGTACTTTAATGGTATTCTTAACTTGATTCAGCATTTCAAGCAGGAATATGCTGCTAATCTTCAACTTGCTGTATTTTCTTGATGATTTATAGCTGGTTGCTTCTTAACCTATTGCAACTTCGAGTAAAAGAAGGGTAGAGTTGTCCTTGGAATGGTTCCTACCGAGTGTTGAGAATACACCACTAAAATGCCCATTTTACAGGAAGCAAGTCTTTGAGTTTTGTATATGAATGAAGTGTTGCCCTTTCTAAGTAGAGTCAGTGAAGTGCTGTGAAGTGTGCTTTAGGTTAGTGATGGTTGGCTTTCACATGAAGGATGAAGTGGTTAACAGGTAAACGTTTTGAATAACTCTCGAGCACTTGACTCTTCATGAGGATGCAGCTTTCCCTTTTTGAGGTTCTTCCATGATAGACTGTGAATGTCTCTACTAGGATTGAACCAAAAGCATTTCTTCCCTGGTATAGGAGCTTAGCCCTAAGAAATATGTTTGTTGCCTCCAAGATAACTGAAACTAGCCCCCCAAAGACCCTTTGGAAGGAATTGCAGGTATAGGTTGTATCTACTTGTTTCTGCTTTGTGATTTTTACATATTGTCTTGAAACTGTTTCTACTGGTTCTGTGGTAGCCTTGCTCTGATTCTCATGGGCTAAACAGGGGGGGTTGGCTGTTGGGACACTGCAGACTTAAATGTAGAAGAgtagtggggttttttcccctctgtgggGTTTGGCTGTGGGACTCTGGTATTGTAGCTGCATTCATGAACTATAAAAACCTATCTTTATAGTTGAACTTTTAATACTTGCCAGCTTGTACTCACCTCAAGAGTTTCAGAGTATGAAGTAAAGGCTTCATTGAGGTCATGTGAGAACACAACTTTTACTGTGACTAATTCTGGTCTGGGAAACCCACCATCTGGAAAGCTGGCTGCAtggaaatattgaaaaaaacaaTGATTGGAAATACTTCTGATGCAGGAGTACCCTTGAGCTGACAGGTTGTCCAGAGCCATGATCTCTCAGGTGGCTCAAAAGCTGTGCAGGGGACTGAAGTCTGCAAGGGAATAGACAAGATGCTCATGCTTAACTGTCATGTGTGTGTGAGCTTCCACAGTCCAGTGAGCTAGTTTAAGGTCTGTGGCCAAAGACAGATGGCATGGATTAAAACCAACTCCATTTTTGGACTGGACAATTAAACATGTTATGCTTGTATTAGTGTTCCTGGCTACAGTACAGCCATTGTAGGGGGTTAAGAGGTAGTGTTGAAACACGGCAAAGGAGTCTTAGAATTAGTCAGAAACATTTCTGTGAAGGCTGTTTCAGGATCCAGTAGGGCTGGAGCAGTTTTGTGAGCAGCTTTTCAGAATGAAGACTCCAGTGGCTTTCCTCCTGGAACAATTGTGGTAGCATACAATGTTCAGACATCTGTGTCCAGCGGAAGTGGTTTATATTGAGAAACTTGGGTGTAGTTTGGTCTGATAATACCTTTTTCCGTTGACTCATCTCCTCTATTAGTAATAAAAGTGCTGTTAAGCTGCAGCATATGTACCTTTAAAGTACCATTTTCAATTTTCTCATAGCAATTCCATATTGGTTTATTTTGAGATGCAATTCCTACCAGGGATGTGGATCATTGTAGTTGCAGACAGCTATTTCAGCTCCATATTAGGAGCCCTTATTCAAGATAGACAGTAACAAACATCTGAGTCTTTTGGAAATGGATGACCTTCCATCGTAATTTAGGTCAACATGTGGTTCATCAGTAGACTGATGGGTGTGTTTTCAGATGCTGATGTTGCCATATTGCCATTGCAATTATAGCAGACTGAGCAGTATACCAAAGTTTTCTAAGATTGAAATCAAATTTTGTAACTTGCAGCAATCAGTAGCAGTGAATTTTTTGATTGTTAACATTTCAAAGCTTAAGggattaacttttttttttggtacagaATTCAAAGAAGCTTTTTCACTATTTGACAAGGATGGTGATGGTACTATAACTACAAAGGAGTTGGGGACAGTGATGAGATCACTTGGTCAGAACCCCACAGAAGCAGAGCTACAGGATATGATCAATGAAGTAGATGCTGATGGTAAGAACTTTACTGATAAGTAATTCAATAAAGTGCCTAAACCATGTTTTTCTAACAAAGATTTTTCAACCTTTCAGGCAATGGCACAATTGACTTTCCAGAGTTTCTGACAATGATggcaagaaaaatgaaagatacAGATAGTGAAGAAGAAATTAGAGAAGCGTTCCGCGTCTTTGACAAGGTACTGTAATGTCTACCTGGAATATTTCTGTTAAGAAAACTTGGTCTGCTTGTAATGTGCTTTCTCACAGACCTGAGGGGTATCTGCAGTCCTGTCACAGAGCCTCTAGGCTGGCCAGTCACCCTAAAGCTCAGTCTACTCTGGTGGTATGGGAAAGTCAGATGAGTTGTCAGGATAGTAATAAGTGACACAATTTAAAGTACTGCTTGCTGTGATACTGAAATACTTCCAGATGACTGGCAGGAAATTGTTTCAAGTATTTAAAATGTTACTGTTGTAAGTCTTTTATTTAGCAAAGACTACATAAATTGCTAAAAGAATCTAAAGTTACTCAGCTTACTTAAGATGCACCTTGGAGCTGAAAACATGATGTGAAGTGccttggggtttggggaggaacACATCAGTTAAGTTAGTGTACACCAGCACTTCAATATTCAGTGTCCCAACTATACTGGGATATGTACAAGTTATCTCTGAAGTCCTTGTGGCTTTATGCTGGACTCCCATGAAACAGGCAAATCAGATAAGTAGCTTCTGTTCTAAGAAATCACCACTTGAACCACAGTCACGTGATTTAATAGGCATCCATCACCTAAGAAGTTGCAGAAGGTGCTGATTGCATTGTTCATGGTTTAAAAATGTCAGAATAGGACAGTCAAAGGCTATAAGATAATATTACAATGCCCAAAGACATTGGACAATGCTGGAGATATGCTTACAGCTCTCATGTAGCTTGTGCAAATGCTGGTGGTTAAGGCTGTGTTAACTACTTAATGCTCAATTTGCTCTGCAATGTTCTTAAGTTATAGTTAAGTCATTAGGCCTTAGGCAAGTATATTCCAgtgttcctttttctcctcccagGATGGTAATGGTTACATTAGTGCTGCAGAACTCCGTCATGTGATGACAAATCTGGGGGAGAAGCTAACAGATGAAGAAGTTGATGAAATGATTAGGGAAGCAGACATTGATGGTGATGGTCAAGTAAACTATGAAGGTAAGGAGTTGTTAATTGATTCTTTTTGTGTAGCACTTGTCATGCTTGTTCTTGTGCGGGTGCTGTTAGCCACCCCTTGTTTAAGTAGGGCAGTGTTCAGACAAGTTCATCTGAACACACAGTGTTCCTTTAAGCTAATCTTCAATTAGTATGTACATTGTGTACCTCTCAATGAGTCTAAGTGTTATTGCTGCCTTTGTGCCAAAGGCAAAAAAGGGCTATTTGGTTGTACAGGGTAAGAATTGACTTTGTAAATCCAATGAGGTCTAATGACCATTAGAATAAGCAAGTTATCAAGAGATGTTAATGTACTGTTCATACTGTTCTGTTAACTAATGCATGTTGACCTGACTGTAGGATGTCACTCATTTGTCAtcaatgcttttaaaattacttgCTGATCAAAAGGGGAAGCCTCTAAAACATGCAGAAATTCCAAGATCTTCAGAAGatactttaaatacatttaCGTAAATCAGCTACGACAGtaatttctttctatttcttcctGACATTGAACTGTAAATGAAGTCATGCAAGCAGGAGTTCCTTTAGACAGTTTGCAGCTGAGACACACTAAGCTTGTTTTTGACTTTTTGAATATGTTACAGAAAATATCTAGGGTACTTTCAGATAATACTGTGCTGTTTCTGAGGTGTAGGTATGCCTTCCCTTTGAGGCCTTTTTCATTGTGGCCTAAGGGTACACAGACATCTGTGagtgaaaagtaatttttatgtACAAGGCTGCTTCATCTCTGTTTGACTAGGCTGTTCAGAGACTGGCACTGGAGAGTGTCTGTGTCCCTGTTGTTTCCAGTTGCTCTTTCAAAACTTGAGCAACCAGTTAACTCCAAACTTTTAGGTTCTGGGTTTCCTGTCATTATTGTACCTGAAACTATGTGTCAGCAAGATGAATGTAGAATCCTATTTTGTGGGTTCTAACTTGAAATAGTTTATGACTAAGCATTGAATCAGTTGGTTAAAGCCAGCCAGGCAAAATGAAATAGTAAGGCTTAACTATTCCactctggaaaataaaagttcAAACCAACACAAAGTTTGCCTGTACAGTTACTTAGTTGATTGTCACTTCAGTGTGATTTGTAGGGATTTTTTAGTCATTCTTGGATCTCTTGTCCCCATCTGTAAGTCTGTGGGTGTAGGACCCTGTAATGTTTTATCTTGGAAGTAAGGCTGTTCTCCAGTTCACTGAGGGACCAACttttatggaaaaataaagaCCTTTTGCCATTAAAAATAGGAGGAGTTTAGGTGTGATTACTGGGAAAGAGGACTGTCTTGAAGATGCTTTTTTGAATGTAACtgaaaatgcagttttgaaaTAATGTTCAGCACTAGTAAGGCCACTTCTCAGATCTTgcaattcagatttttttccttcaaataacCTATGCAACTCTTTCCTTTTACAGAGTTTGTACAAATGATGACAGCGAAGTGAAGACGTTGTACAGAATGTGTTAAATTTCTTGTACAAAATTGTTTATTTGCCTTTTCTCTGTTTGTAACTTATCTGTAAAAGGTTTTTCCCTTACTGTCAAAAGATTATGCATGTATAGTAATTAGAAGGCCATTCCTCcatgtttttctcctttatctTACTGTCATTGTTCTGATTTTTGGAAAATTGATCTAAGTAACAAATGTTGCATGTGGCTTACTCTGGATATTTAAGCCCTTCTGCACATCTAAAGTTAGATGAAGTTGGTTAACTGAGGGAACATCTGGATTGTCTATTAAAAAGTAGCTTTCTCTAGGAAACTTAGGTATGACTAGTGTGACAAGTTACATAAAGTAAGCCAGGGTTTACCGTGCATTAGCTGATCCTTAGTTAAAGCAACATACTGGTTCTAGTTCTCGAGTACATAGGAGTTTTTCCTATAGGAGCTTTTACCCCTTTCTGTGATGGGAGGATAAGGACTCTTGCAGCTTAACTGCAGGATAAAATGAAGTGAATAGCATTTATCATATGGCTAATGCACTGTAAAAGTCATTCTCCTAGCTTACTTCACAGTAACTTGTTTGTGGCCATACCTGTAACATGTTGTTGAAATGTGGAGTCTTAACGTTGTAGACGATTGACAGTCAACAATATGAAACTTAAGTTGCACTAATGCAAAACGGGTGATTTATCCAGGTACTCGTACACAAGGTTTTTTTGTACTGCTGGTCCTGTGccagaaaacattttctcctcttgTTACTATGCTTTTTAAACTTTGTTTAGCCacttattttcaaaaaaatctgCTTATGGCACGATTTGCCTCAAATCCATTCCAAGTTGTATATTTGTTTTCcaataaaaaattacaatttaCCCATACTGTTTCAATGTATCCTTGAATTATTTACAGGAATTGTTCAATGCAGTTGCTGCTCTGTGTTTCAGTATGTAGCAGTTTGGTTTGCTTATGCAATGGATTGGCTGTCTTAAAATAGCTTGGAAGGTGAAAACTTAGTCCTTAAACTCTGGCCCTTAATAGTATTGTTGACTTGAAGAAGCTTTCTTACTAGTagtttaaaatgtattttacagTCTTGTGTGGAGCTTGGTGCTTCAATAAACTTACCGTAGTGACTGGCTATGCCCACTATCTGTAGACATTGTGAACTGGATGTTGACCTAGTTCAATAGTTGACCTAAAATTAAAATTCCTTGTTCGGACAACTAAAcctgtttgctttcttttaattattttggaGTTTATTCCCTGTCAGTTGCTACATTGGGGTAACTTAGTCTCACACTTGGGCTTTTCTGAAACTGCCATGTCTGAGTTGCCGTTCAGAATGCAGTCAGCTCAAAGTACAGAAGGAAACATTCTCTTCCTCATTTGTTATTGAGCATGACTGTGCTTCTAGCACTAGTTTTCTGTcaaggtttaattttttttaaagtggaaGACAAACCTGGTTTCTACCAAGGATGAATCCAAGAACTCAAAAGAATGCCAGAGGCTGCTCGTGCCCCTTGCTTCTCTACTCTCCTGGCAACAACTGCCTTGACTGTACATGTGCAGTATGGTGATCTTGTCTGGGGATTCTGCTGGCCTTTAAACAAAGCAttggcccctgcctctgggTACCACTCAGtgctcccagctgagcagtTACCTAATGTTTTAAAACTGTTCCAATCATCTTTGAT from Agelaius phoeniceus isolate bAgePho1 chromosome 3, bAgePho1.hap1, whole genome shotgun sequence harbors:
- the CALM2 gene encoding calmodulin-2, coding for MADQLTEEQIAEFKEAFSLFDKDGDGTITTKELGTVMRSLGQNPTEAELQDMINEVDADGNGTIDFPEFLTMMARKMKDTDSEEEIREAFRVFDKDGNGYISAAELRHVMTNLGEKLTDEEVDEMIREADIDGDGQVNYEEFVQMMTAK